A window from Laspinema palackyanum D2c encodes these proteins:
- a CDS encoding aldo/keto reductase encodes MPTNLSLPIMGCGTWAWGNRLLWGYEPSMDAELQAVFNLCVENGVTLFDTGDSYGTGKLNGRSETLLGRFSQEYQGVNADKICIATKLAPYPWRLTRQSMVSAGEASAQRLGRLDLVQMHWSTANYAPWQEWSLLDGLADLYDRGLVKGVGLSNYGPKRLERVYQKFSDRGVPIATLQVQYSLLSTYPVTTLGLKEVCERLGIQLIAYSPLALGLLTGKYSENGPFPPGIRGLLFRNILPQIRPLLDCLRAIASNRNKTMSQVAINWCICKGMIPIPGAKSVEQAQQNLGALGWSLDAGEIEELDQVAANSKKTMVQNNFQTT; translated from the coding sequence ATGCCAACGAATCTCTCTCTGCCAATTATGGGCTGCGGTACTTGGGCTTGGGGTAACCGGCTATTATGGGGATATGAACCCAGTATGGATGCCGAATTACAAGCGGTGTTTAATCTTTGTGTCGAAAATGGCGTGACGTTATTCGATACCGGGGATTCCTATGGGACTGGCAAGCTGAATGGACGGAGTGAGACGCTGTTGGGGCGCTTTTCTCAGGAGTATCAGGGGGTCAATGCGGACAAAATTTGTATAGCGACGAAGTTAGCGCCTTATCCTTGGCGGTTGACGCGGCAGTCGATGGTTTCTGCTGGGGAAGCATCGGCGCAGCGGTTGGGACGGCTGGATTTGGTGCAGATGCATTGGTCCACGGCGAATTATGCGCCTTGGCAGGAGTGGTCGTTGTTGGATGGATTGGCGGATTTATACGATCGCGGGTTGGTGAAGGGAGTGGGATTGTCCAATTACGGTCCCAAACGACTGGAACGGGTTTATCAAAAGTTTAGCGATCGCGGAGTTCCCATTGCCACCCTGCAAGTTCAATACTCTCTGTTATCTACCTATCCCGTGACCACCTTGGGGTTAAAAGAAGTCTGCGAGCGCCTGGGAATTCAACTGATTGCTTACAGTCCCCTAGCGTTAGGATTGCTCACGGGAAAATACTCAGAAAACGGTCCATTTCCTCCGGGGATTCGCGGGTTGCTGTTTCGGAATATTTTACCCCAAATTCGGCCCTTGTTAGACTGTTTGCGGGCAATTGCCTCAAACCGAAATAAAACCATGTCCCAGGTTGCTATCAATTGGTGCATCTGCAAAGGGATGATTCCCATTCCCGGGGCAAAAAGTGTGGAACAGGCGCAACAAAATCTCGGTGCACTGGGTTGGAGTTTGGATGCGGGGGAGATAGAAGAACTGGATCAAGTAGCGGCCAATTCTAAGAAAACAATGGTGCAAAATAACTTTCAAACGACTTAA